GTTCTTCCAGCGGCGGTTTGTGCTCCATCGGCAACCATCTCGCTCTCATGCTTCAAATCAACCTTAAGGTCCACCACAACACTCTTGCTCTCCAAGTCCCAAATCTTAATGCTCGACTCCGTGGCCGCACACAGCCAGTACCTGTTCGGGCTAAAGCACAACGAATGGATAATCGATCCCGCATCCAGCGAGTACAGCTTCTTCCCCTCCGCCAAATCCCACAGCAAAATCACCCCATCCTTACCCCCACTCGCGCAAAGCGAGCCATCTGGCGACACCGCCGCAGTGTTCACATATCCAGAGTGGCCAGCGAGAGTAGATCTCAATTTACAGTTGCTCAAATTCCAAATCTTAACCGTCCGATCCCAGGATCCGGAGACGATCGTCGGCTGCAACGTATTGGGGGAGAATCGGACGCAGGAGACCCAATCGGAGTGGGCGTCGGCGTCCTGAATGGTGTATTTGCACTCGCCGAGGGTGTTCCAGAGCTTAATCGACTTGTCGCGGGAGGCGGAGACGATCTGGCGGTTGTCGACGGAGAAGGCGACGGAGAGGACGTCCTTGGTGTGGCCGACGAAACGGCGGGCGGTGGTGCCGGCGGCGAGGTCCCAGAGGCGGAGCTCGCCGTCCCAGGAGCCGGAGAGGGCGAACTGGCCGTCGGAGGAGAGGACGACGTCCTGGACGAAGTGAGAGTGGCCGGTGAGACGGCGGCGGGCGACGCCGTAGGAGCGGTCTTCTTTGGTGAGGGACCAGACGATGATGGATTTGTCACGAGAGGCGGTGACGATCATGTCGGAGTTGTCGATTGGGGTGGCAATGGCGGTCACCCAGTCGGTGTGGGCGCGCATGGTGCCGCGGAGGACCAGCTGTTCCTGCGCCATTGGTGAAATTGAACGGCGGCGGCgatttggaattggaattgggaTTGGGATTGGAATTGGGATTGGTTAGGGGTGAGAGTGAGGCGGCAATGGGAATTTATATTGCGATTGGGGATTTAGGGTTTTGGAGTGGGCTAGCTAATAAGACTGAAGTCCAGTTGACGacaaaaattagattattactATACGCCTATACTATCGCAGTATTCAAAAAAGATGTCAAAATTGGAGTCGTGTTATCGCTATGTTATTGCagtatttaaaaaaagaagTACTAGTATTGTTTTGGGGTAATTAGACcatatatataaaatgttttataAATGTTTCAagttagtacaaaaagttttaatttacaaacatcatacaaaatatttaattagtatTTCATATTGATACATTCCGTCTAAATTAGTTTAACACCGTTagttttcttattattttatattgtttgtATGGATTAGGAAAAGTGACAGCTTTCAAGAACGAGTCTCAGTATGTTTTACATATATCTCCATAGGCATTATCGGGAAGCTGCAGCCACTGGCCGCGATGGAGGGAGACAATTTGGCGGTGTCATTCTAGAACCTCTCTGGTGGCTTAATTTGCTCTCTTGGTTAAAGCTT
This sequence is a window from Salvia splendens isolate huo1 chromosome 5, SspV2, whole genome shotgun sequence. Protein-coding genes within it:
- the LOC121805199 gene encoding guanine nucleotide-binding protein subunit beta-like protein, coding for MAQEQLVLRGTMRAHTDWVTAIATPIDNSDMIVTASRDKSIIVWSLTKEDRSYGVARRRLTGHSHFVQDVVLSSDGQFALSGSWDGELRLWDLAAGTTARRFVGHTKDVLSVAFSVDNRQIVSASRDKSIKLWNTLGECKYTIQDADAHSDWVSCVRFSPNTLQPTIVSGSWDRTVKIWNLSNCKLRSTLAGHSGYVNTAAVSPDGSLCASGGKDGVILLWDLAEGKKLYSLDAGSIIHSLCFSPNRYWLCAATESSIKIWDLESKSVVVDLKVDLKHESEMVADGAQTAAGRTKVIYCTSLNWSADGSTLFSGYTDGVVRVWGIGRY